A stretch of Planctomycetota bacterium DNA encodes these proteins:
- a CDS encoding DUF1571 domain-containing protein yields the protein MTLRLSTPGPSVRPARQRRLLADLANGGVVFAGLLLGGVLCSCSTADRAPVTTVAETSPLLQPQAAADLKPTPVALPSTLFSPPSVAAIDRQANLQRCLAQLQQAERQLAAHPTATATYRKRERLAGQLEEQNVMFMKVRREPMAVYMRWQEPDEGREAIWQQNVNDGLILVHPGGWKRKFVPLVKVDPHGPRAAEGSKRPINTSGPWAFNRRLLDFVNDQLQSGSGSKVTLNENVSMAGVACDRYSFEHAEPIAGQDFHRAEIYIDRQRALPVALEVYGFAKGAGSPPLDEACAFENLQLGAPLGDEDFSVSNPRYEYVK from the coding sequence ATGACGTTACGCCTCAGCACGCCCGGCCCCAGCGTCCGCCCCGCTCGGCAGCGTCGTCTGTTGGCCGATCTGGCCAACGGGGGCGTGGTCTTCGCCGGGCTGCTGCTGGGGGGCGTGTTGTGCAGTTGCTCGACGGCCGATCGGGCCCCGGTGACGACGGTGGCCGAGACGTCGCCGCTCCTCCAGCCCCAGGCCGCCGCCGACCTGAAACCGACCCCAGTCGCGCTGCCCAGCACGCTGTTCTCGCCCCCGTCGGTGGCGGCCATCGATCGACAAGCGAACCTGCAGCGCTGCCTGGCCCAGTTGCAGCAAGCCGAGCGGCAGCTTGCCGCGCACCCGACGGCCACGGCTACCTATCGCAAGCGCGAACGTCTCGCCGGGCAACTGGAAGAGCAGAACGTGATGTTCATGAAGGTCCGCCGCGAACCGATGGCGGTCTACATGCGCTGGCAGGAGCCCGACGAGGGGCGCGAGGCGATCTGGCAGCAAAACGTCAACGACGGGTTGATCTTGGTACACCCTGGCGGCTGGAAGCGGAAGTTCGTGCCGCTGGTGAAAGTTGATCCTCATGGCCCGCGCGCCGCCGAAGGGAGCAAGCGGCCGATCAACACCAGCGGGCCGTGGGCTTTCAATCGCCGGCTGCTCGACTTTGTCAACGATCAATTGCAGAGCGGCTCGGGCAGCAAAGTCACGTTGAACGAGAACGTCAGCATGGCGGGCGTGGCTTGTGACCGCTATTCGTTCGAGCACGCCGAGCCGATCGCCGGGCAGGATTTTCATCGCGCCGAGATTTACATCGATCGGCAGCGAGCGCTGCCCGTGGCTCTCGAGGTGTATGGCTTCGCCAAAGGCGCCGGCTCGCCGCCGCTCGACGAGGCGTGCGCGTTCGAGAACCTGCAGCTTGGCGCGCCCTT